Genomic DNA from Solanum dulcamara chromosome 4, daSolDulc1.2, whole genome shotgun sequence:
GTACTTTTAGTGATCGATTTTGTGGTTGCTAGCATTTGACAGTACATCTACTTCCTTGCTACCATTCAATATATGCAATTATTTGTAAGCGTTAGCCCACCTACACTCTATCATTGATTGTAAAGTCTTTCTGTATTGTTTTCAAACATTAAAAGTTAATTTCTGAGAGTCAATTATTAAAAACCAGCATTTTTAATAATtgcaaagaagaaaataagtatACATTTTTCTTACTACAGTAGGTTCTAGTGAGCTTCTAGTcatcattttttgaaaattggaCTTGAGTATTTATTTCTCTAATGCAAAAATTAAGGTTCAAAGGGAGAAAGAGAAAATCacgagaaaaaaattaattagtactAGTTCTTACAtgtatattttaagaaaaggtaattgtggtttttttttttgtggttgtacaatggaaatgaaaagtcGATTTATATTATATGATCATTGAGATTTGAACTAGTGACTTTATAGTTTGAATTGTGGTCTTTTATAATATTATACCAAAACTAGCCATAAAAATGGCCTACAGCTCACCGTATTTTTTTCCACGTGATTTCAAAGAAGGATATTTCAATCTGACTTCACTTGAGCATCATTGAgtggaaattttaaatttggtAAATTTTGATTCCAAGAGAAACAACCAATTTATGTCCCATCAAGGAACAATTTTCTAGTGATAGGTGTACCATCTTGGCTAAAAAACAATTCCAGGAGTTACAAACTTACAATTGTGTTTAATTTGTAGTATCTTTTTGTCAACAATTATCTTCTCTAATCCTTACACTCAACCTACCATCTATCAAGAATTAAAAGTTTTTCTACTTTCTATCAACTACACCATCGTATTATACAACcggaattattattattatttttttaaatcatgtCTCCacttttttcatttgttttgtTTTCCACCAGGTCTTATAAAATTCTGCTAATTTGAATTTGCGTAGCCTAAATCCATTGtttcttaataaaaaaataaaaaaaaacaatttcaaACTCGAGACTTTAGTAAAGTTCAAACGATCATTTTTATTTCACTAAAATTCTTGATAATATGTTTGCGCTTATTATTACGAATGAAAAAGTTGgtaacttgaaaaaaataaatgagaaaagaaaaaaggaccTAAACTGCCTTTCTTTCCTCTATAAATACCTTAGTGCCCCGATATTCTTCTCCACAGCACCACAAAGTTTCCAATAAATGAGCGTAGGTGGAATGGAGTCGATGGCACGGCCAACTCCACCGGTTGTGGGCGGTGATGGCGGTGGAATGAATAGTCAGCATGGCGGAGAACGGTGTGGGTACGGCTTTCACATGCCGTTGCATTACCCAAGATACACACGAGCTGAATATGAGGCTATGCCAGAATGGAAATTGGATTGTTTGCTTACTCAATATGGACTTCCTATTAATGGTGATGTTAATCAAAAGAGGAAATTTGCTATGGGAGCTTTTCTTTGGACCTATTAACTAATTAAGAATCATTTaaatctcctttttttttttttcctatgtAAAATCTTGGAATAAGTTTAAATTGGTTTGTTGCGTGTGTATAGAAGTTaaactatttttataatatgTAAAATGGGTTGATCTTGGTTTAGTTTCTATAAAACTAGTATTACTATAATTTTTGTTATCAATATGAATTTCTATATATAATTAACCTAATTTTGTCTACCGTcgtttatcattttttttcttaattagcACAAGTTAATGGTGGTCTTTAACCGATGAAAATTACGTGCTAATAACATGTTCTGTTACTAATTAAAAGCTTTTTTTTGTTCCCCGCCTCGTGAGCTTTGGAGGGTCGATTAATTCGAATCGCCCGATGGCGCTCGAATTTTCTCTGTTGCTAATTAAAAATCTGAAACATAAAGATTTGTGACTCAACTAAACTTAGATCGATACTTGAAGgaattttgttaaatttttttaaaaaccaaAACTTAGACATAAAAATCAGTGATCGTCACTACATCTTTATTTTTCTACTTATATATCTAACATACTAAtagaaggtgaaatttatttgtttataaaaatatgagcAAAAATCAAGTTAATCATATTTGATGCATTTCTAACTAGAAAGAACCCAAGAGTTCTGCCTTTACATCAAAATTCTGAACAACATTTAAGCAAATGATTCAATAGTTGTCACGAGaggaacaattcaattattaaaCCGTAATAGCTATTGTTTAGTTTggttttcacttttcaattaaGTACGCGGAAACAAAATTATCTAGTTGTTGAATTTGTAAACTTTCATATCACATATATAAGGATGAAATTGAACACCTCAAATCTAAATCCGAATTTAGTTTGTTGGAAAGTCttatgatttttgaagttttgcaATTAGAAAAACTATGAAAAAATGATACAAAAAGGATGGAGGAAACTTTATATCTTCTCTAAAGTGAAAGATGTAGTAAATATATTGAAGAAAAATGTGAAAGCTACTTGAGACGTGGATATAGCTCGTGAAGATATTTGAAGTATTTCTTTGTGTTTAGATCATGTCATTGCATATTTCTAGAAAGTTTAATATAATATTGTTGCTCATAACTTGGCTAAGATGGTCATTTCATTGTTGCACGAACTTTCTTGGAAAAGAATATTTTCAAAGTTGGATAGTAAATGATGTTGTATGCTCTTTTGGATATATCATGTCCTTAATGAATTAACAGATGAAGGTTTTTGTCGCAAAAAAACGAATTTCGTTCAAAAATTTGATGAAAACTCGTTTTCCTTTGTATTTTGATGGTATAGAAGGAAATGGACCAGACCTGGAAAAAATAAGGTCtactttcaaatatatacactaaaataattaatttacaacaaatatagtcatgttttatattttaaaaaatagtcaaaagtatatattgactatacaatataatttgCCCAAAGTCACAGAAAGTATACACTCAATATAGCTTACTTATAGATGAgttatacactgactatacattatgatacactcaaaaagtTGAATATAACTTAACTATATATGAAATATGCACTGACTATTCAATCTTGATCAACTCAAAATTATCTCTAAACAGTtgcaaattttatatatgaaatcCTCTTGATGTTTCGAGTCTTCTCGTATATAATTCGCTCGAAACGATTCATATTTACGGTATATAtagaattatgatttttaaaagaaaggacgaagaagaagaagaacggaggaagaaaaagaaaggaggaTAAAGAAAAGGAGGACGAAGAAGCAGGCGTCAGTCATGGCTGCGTCGGCCATTTTCAATAAGAAAGGGCCTATTTTTTAAAGTAGGACATTTTTTGTATAAGAAATTTAACCCAATGAACATTTTGTTTTCCAACAAATAACCCTTCAACTGAAGCCCATCTGCCTCCcttttactctttctttcaTACTTTGGGCCTAGTCAATCGAGAAAATAGCGCGCAATAAccattttataatatttaaaacttGTAGTTTTAAAGATTAATGGATCCAGTGATAGTTGAAttcatcaaataaaaattttaaaatttgtatttGTCTCGTAGTTGAGAAAtagaataattttattaaatataaatatgtgtTCATGTCAGTCGTAATTTGCATGTGGAAGTTCCCTATCCAAAGTATTCTTGCTCCCCCACCTTCTGCGTTATGGGCCTCTTTCTCTCAATGGCACACCAACTTGTCTTAATATTTTGTTAACAATAAACCGAGAACAAAAAATacagagaaaaaataaaaagctaTTAGCAAGGAAAGAATATCAGTAAGGGGGATTATATTCTTATGTATCGACCAAAATCTTTCACTCAATATTTGGCAAATAAATgtaattatgttttgttgatcggTCAAATATATGACGTAAACTTGCTCAActttaaaaggaaaaatgcaATCAAATCATTgagataacaaatatatatatatatgtagacaaTGAAATTCACAACGAAAAAATAATGATCAAGATAATATCGCAATAATcatagtaatttttttaatatatgagtgttacaatctctatgaattctttgaactttaattaaatttatatttattggaCTTAAATTATTAATTCAATATCTCAATAACAACTAGATAATTACTCACTTAGATACATTaacaattcaaattcaaataagGTGGTTGTTAGCAtccatttaaaatttaaattgataACTATATGAACAActaatataaaaattttaaatttatttatttatgttgtaATACTTATCTATTAATtctgattaattaattaattaattaagctgatatttaatgaaaaaataaaatagaaagttGAAAAAAGGAGGTGGCACATGGGTTTCCAATTAAAAAAGTTTGATAGACCCCATGATTTAGCTGGTTCCTCACTTTCTCTATGCTCACtttatagaataaaataaaataaaaataacttctatttatagatagtgtgaaaaatatttatacagtCATATTATTTATGAGGTAATTACAAGTAAATTTCTATAATAATGATTAATTGAATTTCTATAAAAGCAATTATCCTGCTATAAAGAGAAAGACaatgatgaattatattttcttatacGATTTATTTAACTTGACACAAATCTTATGAAAGAACACATAGAACgataattttactatatatcattctttgaatataataaattcaatattttgagaaatgactaagtaaaagtagacatttatttttaatagtgaacaagtaaaaatgtaCATAAAttccataataaaataaaaacaaaactaACTATATAAACCTCCACAAGTTTGAGCCAGCATTTATCACTTGATTGTTTGCAAGATACattcttttttctctcttgagTTAGAAAAGGCGGGAGAGATTAGTTATACATACTTATGGCTTTTGTAGTTTCAATGTTGTTGGGCATCTTTGCCATGGCTTTTTTCACTGTTCAAGCTCAGGAATTTGCCCCTGCTCCTGCCCCTACTAGTGATGGTTTGTTCTCCTTTCATtaacataatttaatttatatttattttcgccTTCTTTTTGTTGGATCGATCtctattttaaatttcttttacgttgtcagtgtatatataatttaattaaatccTTTGGAGTAATATATATGGTGATGGTTATTTGCAGGAATATCGGTAGATCAAGGGATTGCATATGTGTTGATGCTGGTGGCTTTAGTTCTAACATATCTCATCCACCCTATGGATGCTTCTTCCTACAACTTCTTCTAAATTTAATTTCTCTCCAACTTCAGTTACAACCTTTAAATTATGTTTGTAATCATTCTTCACAtggatttaattaattaatccattcatgtttaattttatagtaaatGGTATATTTAGTtacctttttctcatttctccTATTGTGAACATCCCAAGTGTCAGATCGGTATCTGTCTCATTTTTCTCTGAGATATAAAAGATAACTGATTATTACAACTAAAAGAAGATATGAACTCAAGGGAAATGGAAGTAACAAGTAAATGAGAAGCCACTTAGAGTAGCAATCTATTGCTTTTTCACTTAATTTATTGAATTGGACTCGCTCCACGCTTCAGGAATTCaagataaaaatagtaattGTTTTCAATtatatccatattttaaaaaactacTATTTCTTGGTGCTCAATTCTCAAAAAAACATCTAATAAATAGTGATAACCTAATAAATCATACCttctacttattttatttttcttaatgagAGTGAAATGAGCTAAAACGACACTCATTTTGGAACGGAAGGAGTAGTTACCGTCTGGCAACTCCCATTTTGTACACTAGTATAACTCATCTCCTCAAGCATTTGCAAGCAACCCCAAGTACATTGTCCCTCCAGGAAGTTTCCTACAAACTGATTTTATATCCCACTTCCAAGCAACACATCAGCCTAGTTTCTTTTGTTTACTGTCTAAAGTTTCTGAAACACAGAAGGGTACATTacagttttattttctttttatgaatCTGTATGTACGACAATAGTTACGGTGGGACAGTGGCTTTGAATTTACAAAGGCATAACTGGCTGTCACACATACAGCTTCATCACTGGAGAAACTTCTCCACTTGCTTGAATAAACTATAACCTTCAAGCCTCACCAGCAAAATTGGCTAAGAAGGAATCACCCTGCGATGAGCCAAATCACTGCAACAGTCGGGTCTTCAGGAGATCACATTTCATTGAATATCGTCCTTTAGATCTTCAACCTCTTATTGGTACAAGTTGTGCTAATATCACTTCCCTCATTGGCTTGGAAGATAGATCACAATGCTATAGATCAGCACTTTCGCTCTGCCGATGCATATGCCTATGGCGCAAACAATATTTTACCACCTCGTAGAAAGAAACAACGATGCCAACTGAAGGTCCAGCTCGGGCAACTCGGGGGCCAATTCCAGTGAACAACCCCTTAAATCCCCCACCCCTGGTTTATGAGAACAATAATTAGCACAGGACACACACCAAAGAACTACAAGAAAACAGTCTACAAACTTTTTAAATACTTAATTTGAACAAAATAGCAAGATGCTGATTTCAGGGAGACACAAGGGTATATCAAGGTTCATCTTGTCCTTTAGACTTTGCCAGAAATGGCCAAGCGTGAAAACACTTATTTTGGCTTTTTGATCAAATGGAACAATGTGTATCTGCTATGCATTCTTTTTACCAACTTAAAACTTATTAAGCACCCagataaaatagaattattTTCTCAGCAGCATGAAAGATAACCCTGTCTTGCAATAAAAGTAAATTGAGACGGACAAGAAGATGAAACAGATAGTCCAGAACATCTAGTCGATCAATTGGATTCATCATTCTCAAATGGAAGGCAAAGAAGACAAGGAGCTATATAGTCTCCGCTGGATCTGTTCCGGGGAGTAACTGGCGAAGTGTTTTATCGGTAAAGTCATCACTTAACGGGACTTCAAACACTTTCAGGAAAAAATCTCTTTGGAAATGAGGCTCCAATAAACGTTCCATCCTCAGTtcccccccacccccacaaCCAATACCCCTTCCAAAAATAATACATCCTCCATGCATCTATCTTATCGTacttaattgaaagaaaaaaaattaaattatcccATCGGCAATTGGCACACTAAAGAAAAGGATTAGCTTGTGaaaaccaaaataaaatcaatCAACTCATGAGAGCTCATCACTGCTCCTATTGACTATCTTTGGTCAACTAGATCAATTCATATCGCAGTATCTGAAAAAGATAGGGTGACCGAAGAGGAGATGGGGTTGCAGCCGAAGATGAAGAAATAAAGTGAAGTCAATTACCTCCATATCTCAACCAATGTTTGTCTTGTGGTCATCCTCAGTGCTCGTTCAGGATCATTCTGACATGACAAATGAAAATTCCATTAGAACAGCAACACAAAAGGAGGGAAATAATAATTAGTAGTGTTTCCAAAGCGAAAAGTGCAAAGATGCGAAAAAGTCTACGGGGCTTGAAGcaaaaaaaatgagaagtgcATGCTAGAGAATTGGCGTTCCAAATCATAATGTACGACTACTTAGATTCACCGCAAAATACAAACTTGGCTCATTATTTTCGATATTATAGTCTACTTCTCCACATCCACCATGCTTCTTTAAGTTAATAAACATAACAGACAATCAGGTTCTCGAAAGTTGTAGCCTTGTCCCGTGTCTGGTTCCGGTGGAAACTCTGACAGCTTGTTTAAATGGTGGTTAAATGTTGTTTTTATAATATATcgtattatattgtattatgCTGTATTAATTTGATGGATCATATCGGTTTCCATTGTTACATAATGACATACATCAGTAATATAAAGGATAAACCTAAAGAAAAGTAGGATAGGGGATAGagttattataaaaaaagatagggtaaaaataaaatagatttattaaataataagctAAGACAAAATGAGGAAAAGAAATAAGGTTACGATGCGATCACACCAAATCAGTCGTTACATTCGTCATTATGTAACGATGAATTTAACAATACAATAcgaataaaatttaagtaacaatcaaaataaacaattgcattatacaatacaatacaataggTAACAACCATCTAAACAAGCTGTAATTAATACGTCCAAATCAAACTCATCAAACAGACTGCCATATCAACAAACAACGGAAACAAAAGATATGGAGTAACTACAAAATCTGGGTTGAGAAGTTAAAAGCTTATCAGCACCATGACATATCTTCAGTAAAATGAGTGTTGACAAACTCATTCGCCACCAAAATTTGATGTTCTTAGCTTTCTGTGTTAAGTTTAGAACTACATTACCACAGGTTTTAACACATTAACTCACTTTCCTCATTCTTACTTTTCCTTGAACAGAATGATGAAACCGCAAGTCTCTACTGGGAAGCATTAGAATACTGCATTATCTAGAATTATGTGACAGAATAAATGGTAGATCAAAAAGAGATGCATATTTAGGGAGAGATTATGAACTCAACAAGTAATTCTGCGAGTTGAACAGAAGAGCTCATGATTTGGTGCCTGGATGTGACAGTTTGTGCAAAACCTTGTCTTTTGGAGAGACATCTCATGCAAAAAATTTACTTCCGAATGTGTCATTAGAAGAGTTCTTTGTAGTTAACTCTTATTGTAAGTTTTTAGTTGTTGATCCTCAGAATACTAACTCATGGCCTTGGAGGAACATATAGAGATCAGAATCACCATTGAAAGTGGCTTGTTTTGTGTGACTAGTTACAATAAAAGCATGTTGACACAGGACAACCTTCAGAAAAGAGGTTTTCAGCTCTGTAACAGGTGCCATTTTTGTGGAACAAATTCAGAAACCATCAACCATTTGTTTTTGCACTACCCTATTGTTTCACAACTATGGAACTTATTTCTAAATTTGCTCGGATAACAACGGACAATGCCTGAAGAAACAATTGATTTGATGAGAAGGTGATATAGAAGGGAGTTGTCAAAAGAACAACACGAATGGATGATGGTGGAGAACTATCCTAGCTACTATTTCGAAAGAGAGAAATGCAAGATGCTTTAAACATACAGCTAGCTTTATAGAGAAGATAAAAAAGTAACTGTAtacttttgttttctttttggtgTAAAGAGAATTTGATTAATGATGCAGACACTCAGTTGGACATATTTGACTCCATGCTGATTTGATGTGAAGTTGGATCTTTTTGTAATATTCAAGCACAATGCATGCTGCGTTTATAATACTTAAACACTTTTCGCAAAAAAGAGTTTTATGTATTTAACTGCACTGAAAAAATAGAAGTTCTTAGTATTTGATATAGCTCCCAACTAGCGGTTTCATCAATGTAAACCCATGCA
This window encodes:
- the LOC129884729 gene encoding arabinogalactan protein 16-like, translated to MAFVVSMLLGIFAMAFFTVQAQEFAPAPAPTSDGISVDQGIAYVLMLVALVLTYLIHPMDASSYNFF